A single genomic interval of Bradyrhizobium sp. sBnM-33 harbors:
- a CDS encoding amidohydrolase gives MKTADRIFFGGPIRTMDPAKPIAEAVAVREGRVLAVGSKADIERLAAADTIRSDLGGRAMLPGFVEAHSHPMMSALAWGDPVVDIRAVHEPTFSAVIAKMRRRVAKAKPDEIIWFLGLDPQLHEGMEEPSRELLDDIAPNNPIVVQTINFHGVFINTKALAAFGIGADYKPPLGGKVFDAADGLPWKFAETSAWQLCNRFYEVCGEERKKRSFEEWVQKFVRAGYTTTSEIMIEPGAGPMLYALVKSRRNPLRIVGYEAKHLGGEVTVARNFGDDDFRMIGTKLHADGSVLLGNVWTTSPYLNNKMTLKGMGLPENSTGHSNISEEKLHELVAKYVSEGWQMSVHAHGDRTIDMVLNVYERVIERVGAQKVSGPLRIEHCGIMREDQIDRAVRLNVVCSYFLPYVHYWGEALRDYLLGEERAARFAPSGSASRKGMRVSYHCDSPMTWPDALVCLNVAVNRSTMKGAVLGPEQRVSMEEALKAITIDAAYQLQMDDRIGSIASGKFADFVILDRDPVVCETDRILQISIVGTVVGGVDTGDFFRVSSRN, from the coding sequence ATGAAGACAGCTGACCGAATATTCTTTGGCGGCCCGATCCGGACCATGGACCCAGCGAAACCGATCGCCGAGGCCGTTGCGGTTCGAGAAGGCAGGGTTCTGGCGGTCGGCTCTAAGGCGGACATCGAAAGGCTCGCGGCCGCCGATACGATCAGGAGCGATCTTGGTGGAAGGGCAATGCTGCCCGGCTTCGTCGAGGCCCATAGCCATCCCATGATGAGTGCGCTGGCTTGGGGCGACCCTGTCGTCGATATTCGAGCGGTTCATGAGCCGACGTTTTCCGCGGTGATTGCGAAGATGCGTCGACGTGTTGCGAAGGCGAAGCCTGATGAAATCATCTGGTTTCTTGGACTTGATCCGCAACTGCATGAGGGCATGGAAGAGCCGTCCCGCGAACTTCTCGACGACATAGCCCCCAACAATCCGATCGTTGTTCAGACAATCAACTTTCACGGAGTGTTCATAAACACTAAAGCCCTCGCCGCTTTTGGAATCGGCGCTGACTACAAACCGCCACTTGGCGGAAAGGTGTTCGACGCAGCAGACGGGCTTCCTTGGAAGTTTGCCGAGACTTCGGCATGGCAACTGTGCAACCGCTTTTACGAGGTCTGCGGCGAAGAGCGAAAAAAGCGTAGCTTCGAGGAGTGGGTGCAGAAGTTCGTGCGAGCAGGATATACCACCACGTCAGAGATCATGATTGAGCCTGGCGCGGGCCCAATGCTCTACGCTCTGGTAAAATCGCGCCGAAACCCGCTCCGTATTGTAGGATACGAAGCGAAACATCTGGGCGGTGAGGTGACCGTTGCCCGCAATTTTGGCGACGACGATTTCCGGATGATTGGCACCAAGCTCCACGCGGACGGCTCCGTCCTGTTGGGCAACGTCTGGACCACAAGCCCCTACCTGAACAACAAGATGACACTCAAAGGAATGGGGTTGCCTGAGAATAGCACGGGGCATTCCAACATTTCAGAAGAGAAATTGCACGAATTGGTCGCCAAATACGTGAGTGAGGGCTGGCAGATGTCGGTCCACGCCCATGGCGATCGGACCATCGACATGGTCCTCAATGTCTATGAGAGGGTTATCGAGAGGGTCGGCGCTCAGAAGGTGTCCGGGCCGCTTCGCATTGAGCACTGCGGGATCATGCGCGAGGATCAGATCGATCGTGCCGTTCGACTGAACGTCGTTTGCTCTTATTTCTTGCCTTACGTCCACTACTGGGGCGAAGCGCTCCGCGACTATCTGCTTGGCGAAGAGCGCGCGGCTCGCTTCGCTCCGTCAGGCTCGGCGTCAAGAAAGGGCATGCGGGTCTCCTATCACTGCGATTCTCCAATGACGTGGCCAGATGCGCTTGTTTGCCTGAATGTCGCTGTCAACCGAAGCACAATGAAGGGCGCAGTCCTTGGCCCTGAGCAGCGCGTGTCCATGGAAGAAGCGCTGAAGGCGATCACGATCGACGCGGCATATCAACTGCAGATGGACGATAGAATCGGGAGTATTGCCTCCGGCAAATTTGCAGATTTCGTCATTCTTGATCGAGATCCCGTTGTCTGTGAAACCGACCGAATTCTTCAGATTTCGATCGTCGGGACAGTCGTCGGCGGAGTCGATACCGGCGATTTCTTTCGAGTTTCGTCGCGGAATTAA
- a CDS encoding cupin domain-containing protein, translating into MSSMIRTPPKMLRPSNLEGLAEQAEQPVNVEELLNVGDRIGGEIKNLRKARGITLDALSDAAGLSKGYLSQIERGVSSPSVKALHSISRALGVTISWFFPPKADDDSDLRDYVVRASSRRKLTFVGGITDELLSPNLGRQLELLRCTFPPGSESGKEPYTHQGEEAGYVISGELDLWIGERHVVLREGDSFAFASDLPHRYANTNKRECVVVWAITPPSY; encoded by the coding sequence ATGAGTTCGATGATCAGGACGCCGCCCAAAATGCTGCGCCCTTCCAATCTGGAGGGACTGGCAGAGCAGGCTGAGCAACCCGTCAACGTGGAAGAATTGCTCAATGTCGGCGACCGTATCGGAGGAGAAATCAAGAACCTACGCAAGGCGCGTGGCATCACGCTCGACGCACTTAGCGACGCCGCGGGCTTGTCAAAGGGATATCTCAGTCAGATCGAGCGTGGGGTCTCGAGCCCTTCGGTGAAAGCTCTTCATAGTATCAGCCGGGCGTTGGGGGTCACAATCAGCTGGTTTTTTCCGCCGAAGGCCGATGATGACAGCGATTTGCGTGACTATGTTGTAAGAGCAAGCTCACGACGGAAACTGACCTTCGTAGGTGGCATTACTGATGAGCTTCTGTCCCCCAATCTTGGCCGGCAGCTCGAGCTTCTGAGATGCACATTCCCTCCTGGCTCCGAAAGCGGCAAAGAACCCTACACGCATCAGGGTGAGGAAGCGGGATATGTGATTTCAGGTGAGCTCGACCTTTGGATCGGCGAGCGTCATGTGGTTCTACGCGAAGGCGATAGTTTTGCATTCGCAAGCGACCTTCCCCATCGTTACGCAAACACCAACAAACGAGAATGCGTGGTCGTATGGGCCATCACGCCTCCGAGCTATTGA